The genomic window TCGGGCTGTGCCTGCAGGGGGCGCCTGCCTTAGCCTCTACGGGGAAAAGTGGAGAAAACTCGTGTGTCGGGTGCTCTTTCCACGTTTTGTCCCAGGAGGAGCCTGAGGGGTGCTCTCCCCGGCTGGGGCTGAccatcttccctcccttcctgcagGCTGCAGGAGGCCCGGGCTCTGCTGCAGCGCCGCGGACCCCGAGGGCCCGGACACAGGGGCCTTCTGAGGCTAAGCCGCCAGCTGGAGAGAGCGGCCGCTGCTCCTGCCCGGGCCCCTGGTAAGCGCTTCGgcccctcctttctcctcccccgaGGCCGATAAGGCCGTCTGGTTCCCACGCCCTGCATTGTCCAAGGGGAAACCCCAAAGGTCCAGGCGTGCCCGTGGCGCCGCTGTCCGGGGCCTGGGGTGCCCTCTCGCGGGACTCGGGCTATCCTTTTCCTCAAGCTTTAGCGGGGTCCAGGGCTGGTGGGGAGGTGGGCAGAGGTCTCGGGTCCAGGCTCTTCACGCTCTTCTCTtacctctcccctttccctcccccaggGCGAGAGCTGAGGGACCCCGGTATCCGGCCCCTCTCCCAAGGTGGCTCCGTGACAGCGGGCGTGGGGGAGGGAGGtaaggtggagggaggggagggagatcgTCAGGGAAGATGTTGTCCAGAGCCGCTGACCCGCGGGGCTGCCGGCCCAGGGAGcgttccccacccccacccatttAACCCTTTCCTGGTCTCCAGCGGGAGGGAACTGGGAGTCCGACCCTCCGCTCCATCTCTCAAAGGGGTaggcaggagggaaagaaagaggggtcCCGAATTGGCGCTGCTGGCTAGGGAACGAGGGGCGTCTGGCGGAGCCCCCAGTCCAGACAACAAAGGGGATTGTgaagcggcggcggcggcgccgGTGGAAGGGGCTGGTCTGATATTGCGGgactggggcggggggggggggcgggggcggaagtggggctgtgtgtgtgtgcaggagAGACCCTGCGCAGCCAGAACTGAGAGTCCTGCCTCTACCTCCGGGCTGGTCAACCTCTCACCAATGACCCTGCCCGCAGCCCCATGAAACATCTGTAGCCCTAAAACTTTCTCCAGATGTGCCTCCCTGCTACCTTTCTTCCCTCAGCTGTAGCCCTCTCGATTCCCAGATGTGCTCCCCTCAGAGCGCGGCCCCGCCCTCTGACTCCTTAGTCCAGCTGTGCCCCGTCCCTTCGACCTGCCCCAGCCCAGGCTTTGTCTTCTAACTGTACCTAGTCTCCTTTCCAGCTGCATGGGCCTATTCTGTacggaatgggggggggggagggattcCAGGTGTGCGCCCCTGGATCAGCCATTCCACTATATTTGAGCCCCAGGAAGCGCCTGCAGGGTCCCTGGCGCCCCCACCTGTTCCCGGCCCTCCCTACCACTTGTTGCAGCTGGACCGGGCTGGGCTAGGGCTGGACGGGGTTTGGGGCTggggagtggaggggaggaaggggagggaatgagTTAGGAAAAGCAGTGAGTGGGGAGGGGGGCGGCGATCAGGCCCGCGCTCTCCCCCGCGTCGCGCACTAACATTGGTGTTGGCACGGAGCCCGGCCCCACGCGCCCCCGCGCGGCTGCCAAAGAGCTAAGAGAGGGTTGGCCCGGCagagctgggctgggctgggccgggccgggccgggcccgGCTGGGCCGGGTTGGGCGGGGGCGCGTGGAGCCGCCCCCTCCCCGGTCCgtccccctcctctttcttcttctcctctcctctcctcccctcccctcttctcccctcccctcccctcccgcaCTGCGTAGTGCTAGCTGCTGTCTGGGCTTGGGCCCCTCGGGCGGGCGGCAAGGCAGCTCAGTGCGCAGCTATGGCGGGCGCCCGGCAGCCCTGGCGCCTCGTGCTCCTAGTGCTATCGCTGCTGCAGCTGTTGCCCAGCCCGGCCGCCCGGCCCGGCCCCCGCGAGCGGCTCCGAGTACTCTTCACCCCGGCTGTGTGCCGCCTGCGCTGCTCCGGGAATCGCTGCGTGCCCCACTGCGTGCGCGCCAACACCACGAGCGTGGAGAGCGGCGCCCCTGGTGGGGCAGCGCCCGCGGGGCCAGGCTTCCGAGTCTGTGAGTGCCAGTCCAAGGACGGGGCCTGGCCAGGGGGCCAGGAAAGGGAGTCGGGAGCCTCAAAGGGGAGGGAGCCGGGTGTCCCTGGCTGGATCAGTGACATCCCTAGAAGAAGGGCACAGGCAGGGGCAGGGAACTACACGGGAAAGGAAGCAGGATGCCCGGAGGGGGCAAGGGCAAAGTGGAGGGACACAAGGAAGAGGCAGTTTCTCTGCTTAAGGTCGGCCTTGAGCCccggaaaagggagggagggagctctCCAGAGCTGAAAGGAGGGCAAAGGGTCCTTCCTAGATAAAAGACAGTCTAGCATCTCCAGAAGCCACAGGGGAGAGAGGACGTCCGGGGTACCCCTTCGAGGTGCAGACTGTAGGGCATCAGGGAGAAATGGCGGGGCTGCTCATCTTAGGGAGGACAGGGAAGGGCGGGGAACTTGGGCACTCCTTCGAAGTAGCTAGCGCCTGGGGGCTCAGGGGAGGGCCTGGCTCCCCTGTTTGGGACATGGAACTAAGTGCCACCTTCAGAAGACCTTGGTGTTCGGGTGCGGTGGGGTGTGATGACTGTACATTTCCTGGGAGGCAGCGGGGGtcctttaaaggaaaaggaaatccgCCCTACGTAGCAGCCCACCCACCTGTTCCTCTCCGTGGAGGGCAGGGTAGGGGAAGAGGCAGGATTGACCCAGACTGGACACCTGCCCTTACTGGGCCACCCTTTCTCCCCTAGACTTCAGCTCCCCTCAGCTGGACGTTGCTCCGTCTAGCTGTGCCTCGGGTTGCCGGCTGAGGGGAGAGGGGAGCCTAGCTCCCCTGTCCTGAGCCCCGGCCTCTACCCCAACTTTGCGCCTCTTCCCATTTCCTCACTTGCCCCCAGGGGCGGCCCCCAGCCTCAGAGACTGCGGCAGCCGGCGAGGAGGGAGCTGGGGGCCCCCCGGGCGCCGGGAACAGGCCAGGCCTGGCCCAGCTCCAGACCCGGCCGGCGTGAGCTCATCTCCCGCTCGGCCCCCGCCCCTTTCCCCCGCCCCTGCCTCATAGACCCAGCCCGGGGGGCCCCGGGGGAGCCAAGCATTCAGGCCCATGATGCCAGCTCTCGTGCCAGAGGCTGAGCCCTGAGATGGTGCCAGGACCCCCTGGCCTCTTGCCTGGGGAGGCAGGCGCAGTGAGGCTGCTTGCAGGGCCCAGCCTGACCTTACCGAGACCTCGGAATCCTTGGCCCCCcagcccctcctctccccctcctcccaaagGGGCGGGAGGAATTGGCACTACCCCCGAGGAGCGCCCCGCCCATGGCGTGGGCCTGGCCCGTGGGAGCGGGACTTCGCTGGCGCCAAGAACAACGGGGAAGAATTTCCACCGGACCCCTCCGCCCCTgcctctcccccttttccctccccagtGAGACCCCAGCGCACACCAAGTCTAGCCCTGCTCTCCAAAACTGAAATCTCTGCCGGAAAGACCTTGGCTGGAATCCTGTCCCACCTCTTGCCCAGAGAACCCCtgacttcccttccccctcttctctgtGAGATCCCCCTGCAACAGCAAAACTCCTAGTCCTAGCGCCTCCTCCATTCCCGGAGACCCGGGACCCCAGAGTTCCACCCCTACTCCGGGCTTGGCTGGCCCCCGCCCGGCTCCACCCCACAGCTGTCTCCAGCTGTTGCCGCTGGCGGCTTCGGGGGCTCCCTTGGGGGAAGAGGCTGGcgggggagaaaggggagagaggagggctCAGGGCAGGACCCGCCCCTGGTCACCCGGAGCGCCAAACAGCTGGACGCAGCTGGGCACGGGGCTCCAGGAAGGTGGAGGCAGAACCGCCTGCTTTTTGGGTGGGGGGACGGGACTGCACCCCTCTCGGCCCCCATGCTGAGCCTGGGGAATGCGGAGCCGCCCTCCTTCCCCCCACTGCGTTTGTTTACCCGGCCTCAGCACTGGCGGCACCACGCCCAAATGTCCCTGCGTGCGGGAGCTGGGCCCGATGTCCCATATGGGGACCACGCGCTCCCCCTCCCGGGGTGCAGCTGATGGGGAGAGCTAAGCCGGCGagtggagtgggggaggagcaGCTGAAGCAAGAGGCCCTTTGGGTTCCGTCGGGGGTGGTGGGGGCTGATGAAGGGGACTGGAGGACAGGGATGCCTGGTTCCGTGCAGAACAGGGAGAGAACCGGGCTAAAGGGAAAAGATGGGTTCTTGGACAAAAGGAGGGGAGAAGTGAGAGAAGGAGGCTTCTGTGTTCTTGCTGCAGAGGAAGGTGGGGGAGAAGCTCACGAGTGACCGCCCTTGCCCCTTCCATCCCTCCCTAGTCTTGTGTCCACTCTTGTGCCACAACGGAGGTGTGTGTGTGAAGAAGGACCGCTGCCTCTGCCCCCCAGACTTCGCGGGCAAGTTCTGTCAGCTGCCTGCCTCTCGCACGCGCCACGAGGCTCCCCCACCCCCCGCGCCCGGGGTCACCAAGTCGGTGTACACGCTGCCTCTGGCCAACCATCGGGAGGAAGAGGacggtgaggggaggggagaaaagaccCCAACCCGCTAGGTCGGGGAGTGGGCAAGGGACAGGTAGCTGGAGGGCGTGGGGGCGGGGGGAGTGCAGTGAAGACAGTCCGAAAAAGGAGTCTGAAAGCTCTGGGTTCCATGGGGACCAGCTGCGAACTTGGGTGagcttctcttttctctgcctgAGCGGCCCCTCGAAGCATCTCTGGTATGCTGTAGGGGGATACCGGCGAAATCTCTGCGtccgtttccttatctggaacGGGAAGGCTCCaaagacccttccagctctaattgtCACTGTGTGCTTTTAAGACCAGGTAGATGCTCTCTGAggcctctggcctcagtttccctacttgTGAAATGAAGGCCTTCCTAGCTTTCCACTCATAACTAGACTCATCGTCCCTCCCGTTCTCTTTCGTGGCTCATCTCCGACCTGCTCTTTCCGGTGGGCTTAGGTTTCCCCTCTGGCCGCCCCACTGCTCActctaccccccaccctctcacGTAGGCGTGGCGTCCCTGGTGAGCGTGCACGTGGAACACCCACAGGAAGCCTCAGTCATTATCCACCAAGTGGAGCGTGTGAGCGGCCCGGGGCCCAGCCTGGGTCCGGCGGAGGCCCGGGCCTCGGGAGTGCCTCCGGACCGCGCAGCCCTGTACACCGTGCTGGCCCAGAGCCGCCCtcggggggaggaggaagagggcgGTGGTTACACCGACGCCTCGGGCTTCGGCTACTGTTTCCGCCAGCTGCGGGACGGCGAGGTGAGCCCGGCCGCTCGGGGCTAGCGCTGGGGACCGAGCAGGGGCCACGGGAAGGCTCCTGGGCGCGCTGAGCCCCTCCCCTTGTCTTCTGCAGTGCGCGTCCCCTCTGCCAGGCCTGCGAACCCAGGAGGTGTGCTGTCGAGGAGCTGGATTGGCCTGGGGCGTGCACGACTGCCAGCCCTGCTCGGAGCACCTGAGTAAGAAGGACTGACTGGAGGCGAAGCGCTTCTCGGGCCCCGCCCCCACCAAATGCCATTCCCTTCGGGCGGGCGAGCGTGCTCCGGCCCCTCTCAAGGCACACGCGGCCCCGCCCGCCGCTAAAGTGGCCCCTCTCCCATTTCCGCAGGCAGCCTAGGCCAGGCGGGATCCCCGGACTCGGCGTGCCCCACAGGCTTTGAAAGAGTCAACGGCTCCTGCGCCGGTGAGTGGGGCCGCTCGGTGCCCGGAGGACGGGCAGGGCGCAGACCCTGACCGGCCAGCCACATTCCCCTGTTCTCCTTCCCAGATGTGGATGAGTGCGCTGAGCCAGGGCGGTGCCAACACGGGGAGTGCGCGAACACGCGCGGCGGCTACACGTGCGTGTGCCCCGATGGCTACCTGCTAGATTCGTCCCGGAGCAGCTGCATCTGTGAGAGACCCCACCCAGGCCTCCTCTGCTCCTCCCTCCTGGCCTTTGTACTTCTGAACGCCGAGCCCTTCCTAAATCACCCCCACTCCTTTCCAAAGCCCTAGCCCGCCCCTGGGAACCCCTCCCAGCTCCGACCCCAGCCCACCCTGAGAAGCCTTGCCCCCAGCCTATCCTCCGCCCCTCCCCCAGCACTCCAAGCCACCCCCTTCCATCCAGCCCCCCGCCCACCTCTCCCTGCTCCTGCTCCCTTTGCCCAAAGTCGCCCCTTTGACCACAGCCTCTGGCCCGGCTCTTCTCTAGCCCAGCATGTGATCTCAGAGGCCAAGGGTCCCTGCTTTCGGGTACTCAGGGCTGGAGGCTGCTCGCTGCCCATCCTGCGCAATATCACCAAACAAATCTGCTGCTGTAGTCGGGTGGGCAAGGCCTGGGGCCACAGCTGCCAGCTGTGCCCACCTTTTGGCTCAGGTGGGCCCCAGGACGCCCCTGTGTCCGTCCTCATTCCACAACCTGACCCCGCTACCTCCACCTCAGCCCCTCTAAATCCTCCAGCGTCCAGGTACCCTGCCACCCCCCAGGCCCAGCCCCGGTGGGGGCCACATTTTACCCTCCGTCCTGGCCTGGGAGGTTGCCAAAATTCCATATTCAGGATTGCTCTTCCTCCCAGTTCCCTTCCCATGTCACAGAGCGGTCCAAGCCTCGGTGCCCAGGGGGCCCCCAGGGTTCTCCGGACACCTTCATGCCCAGGGTTCTAGCCCCACTCCCCAAACCCTGCTCTCTGCTGCCCACATAGCCTCTGGCTCCCTGCCTGTCTTACTCAGTTTGTCTTCAGGGCCTTCGTTGCTCACTGACTTCTTCCCacttttccatctctccctccagAGGGCTTCAGGGAGATATGCCCAGCTGGCCCTGGCTACCATTACTCAGCCTCTGACCTCAGATACAACACTCGCCCCCTGGGCCAGGAACCACCCCGAGTACCCATCAGTCAGCCCCGGGTACCCCCACCCGTCACCCCAGCACCCCCTGTCTGGGTCCCCACAGGTACGTCCAGGGTCTCTGGACCTCTCTATCCAGCTTGAGCACAGTGATACAGGCGATGATGGAGTTAGATGGCACCGATGAGAAATGAAAGGCATGGACGGCACTAAGTGCCCTCCATCATGCCAGGTTCTTGACCTGACCCTTCACCTATTTCCCTGCCCAGCTGTCTGGAACTACCCACCTACTTCCCGTCCAGAATCCAGACCCAGACCCAGACCCAGACCCTGGCCCCAGCCCCAACCCAGGCCCGAAGAACCCCTGCCCACTGTCCCCATTCAGCCAAGCCCGGAACTCCCTGAAAGAGGTAAGGAGTGGCTGGTGGTAGAGATCTGGTGTGGGAACTCCGGCCCTGAAGGGAAGATCTCGGCAGACAGGAGGAGATTctgggagaagaagaaagattcAGGGCGAGAAAGAAGCCAGTTCAatggggagggagacagaagagAAGCCTGTATTTCACAGAAGATCGAAGGGGAAACGGGGCACCAGAACTGTGGCAAAATTCTGATCCTTGGCTGGTCCACCAGGCCCAGTGGCAGGGGGTGTGTGTCAGCGGAACCCCCAGATCTGTGGCCCAGGGCGGTGTATCCCCCGCCAGGGTGGTTACACGTGTGTGTGTGACTCTGGCTTCTGGCTCAGCACCCATGGCACACACTGCATCGGTGAGATTGGGGACAGAAGAGGGGAGGATGGGGGGACCCCTGGTGTCTGACCCCTCTGACTCGATCTCTTCTTGATTCGGTGGGACAGATGTGGATGAGTGCAGGCAGATACCTCGGCCCTGTGCCCACGGGCGCTGCGAGAATTCAGCAGGCAGCTACCGCTGTATCTGTGCCCCTGGTTTCCGTGCCAGTCCACAGGGCACTGAATGTCAGGGTGAGTCTTTggccctctttttttcttccaaagctGCTGGGATAAGCACTTTGCCCTTTCCCACTGGTCGGTACAGACACTGTACCAACTCTGCCTTTTGCCCTAGACCTTTGGGGCTTGTGTCGGGGTGTGGGGAGGAGCAGGTCAACTTGGGTGTCCACAAGGGAAGCTAGAATGGTTGGCCCCTGCCCACTCCTGATCCTTGTGCCCACAGATGTGGATGAATGTACCCAGCAGCCCTGCACCAATGGCCGGTGTGAGAACACTCCCGGCAGCTTCCTGTGTGTTTGCCCAGCTGGGTACAAGGCTGCCCCCCATGGAGCGGGCTGCCAAGGTGAAGGGGGATCAGAAGACTAGACAAAGGGAACGGGGCGGGAGGCGGAGGGCCAGGGAAATATGAATCGAGGGAGGGTCAGACTCCGGGATGGCTGTAATCTCTGAAGGATGGGGATGCTCTGAGTCGAGAGTAAGGGAGTGAGTGCTTGGCCCGGTCAGAGGAATCCCACAGGCCCTTCTGGGGCAAAGAGAGCCCTACTCTCCGGTCTCTCCACCTTCTCAGACGTCAACGAATGTGCCCAGAGCCCGGGCCCCTGTGGCTGGGGCCACTGTGAAAACCTGCCTGGCTCTTTCCGATGCTCCTGCCCACCTGGCTTCCAAGGCCCTGAGTGTGAAGATATAGATGAGTGCGCCCGGGACCCCCCTCCCTGTGGGCCAGGACGTTGTGACAACACAGCTGGAAGCTACCACTGTGCCTGCCCCGCCGGATACCGCTCCCACGGGCCTGGCGCACCATGTGTTGGTATGGTTCTCTGCCACCTCCCCTCTGGCTCCCCAGGACTagcctccatcccttcctcttcCTGTTATGCGGAGGGACTCCGATTTAAGAGCttgtggacagctaggtggccccaTGGAGGGAGTACCaagcccggagtcaggaagacctggattcaaatctggccacagacacttgctagctgtgtgaccttgggcaagtcactccaccctATTGGCCTTATCgtcttcatctctaaaacaagctggagaagaaagcagcaaaccactccggtatctttgccaagaaaagcccagattcagacacaactgaagcaaCAATCTAAATtactcagatgaggaaactgagtcaagtaGAGGTTGCACAGATAATGTGCACAGAATCACATAGCTGGTGTctaaaggcaagacttgaacccagatcttcctgactccagagtcagcacTCTTCCCAACCTCCCTGttgtctcctttcttccctgGTCCATCTCTTGACATTGCTGTTCTCTGGCCCCTGAGTCTGCCCAGCAAAAGCAGATAAGCCCCTTCCGGCATCTCAGCCTTGGCTTCTCCGTCTATAAAGCGACAACTTAGCAGGctggttctggttctggttcaGAAATTCTAGTATTCTTAAGAATAATatgtcagagctgaaaaggaGCCCAGCTAgtccaacttcattttacagatgcccAGAAAGGGCTCTTTGCTAGCTATggaatcctgggcaagccacctgagaagcctcagtttcccttatcGTGTGGTGAAGATGAGTTGTTTGAGTCAttattcattcatgtctgactcttcgggACCCCAGTTAGggtttttttcttggcagagatgctggagtggtttgccattccttctccagctcatttaatagatgaggaaactgaggctaagagggtgaaagtgacttgcccagggccacacagctagggtGTGCATGCGAGTGGGGTGGGTTGGCGCTAGGCCCTAGGCCCCACCTGCACCCCATCATTTCCCCTAGATGTGGATGAATGCCAGCGAAGCCCCCCACCTTGCAGCTACGGGCGCTGTGAGAACGTGGAGGGGTCCTACCTGTGTACCTGTCCCACGGGCTTCCGGCTCAATGCAGCGGGCCAGGCTTGTGAGGGTGAGTGGGCGAGACCAGCGGGGAGGGGTGGGGCTTAGGCATACCAGGGGCGGGGCTTGTGCCCTTCcctgtttccttcttttccccccagATATAGACGAATGTGAAAATCACGTAGCCTGTCCCGGGCAGGAATGTGTCAATTCGCCAGGGTCCTTCCAGTGCCGGGCTTGTCCCGCGGGCCACCGACTCCTCCAGGGGCGCTGCACCGGTGAGACTCAGGACTTGTCGCTCCTAGCCCTCCCTGACTTAGGGTCTTGAAAGGTCTGGGACGCCCCGCCCTACTCCCTTCCCTCAGACCTgaacccccccccacacacacacacaccctggaaCTTCCGCTCTTTGACCGAGAGGTCTGAGGCGGGGCAACGATACTTCCGACCTTCCTGCCAGGACAGGTGCACTGTCTTCAGCCCTCGGATACCACCCCTACACACGCATGCGCACCAAGGCATGGGCAACATCTCCCCCCAGATAGTGATCGGGATCCCAGACCTTCAGCACTCTGACCCAGGGACCCGATTCACTCCTCCAGTTCCTCCAGTGGGGAGTATCTGGAGCCCCCGCCCTCACCTGGCCCCTAGACCCTCAACCTTCGGACGGACGCAGCTACAAGCCTGGGGGAAGCCCAGGCCTCACCTCAAATCCCAGGTTCCTTCACTCCCCAGCTTGTCTGTTAGGCTTTCTCCCCGCCCCCTCCCAAACGTGGAGCTCCCCAGCCTAATACCCAGGCGCTCCCTGTTTACAGACGTGGACGAGTGCAGTTCGGGTGCACCCTGTGGACTCCACGGGCACTGCACCAACACGGACGGTTCCTTCCGTTGCAGTTGTGAGCCTGGCTACCGGCTTCCACCAGGAGGGAGATCCGGTCCCTGTGCAGGTGGGCAGGGACACGGGGAGGGTCTGATTGGCCAATGACGGCCCCAATCTCTCCAGTCCTCACCTTTCCCTCCCCCCGCTGACCTCCCTAGACGTGAACGAGTGCCTGGAGGGAGACTTTTGCTTTCCCCATGGGGAATGTCTCAACACTGACGGCTCCTTCGCCTGCACATGCGCACCGGGTTACCAGGCAGGGCCCCGCGGCTCTTCCTGCCTCGGTATGCCCAGTCCTAGAACCGAAGCAGAACGGGAATGGGttctggggttggggagggaaggtGTCAGAAGGGATCACTGGAGAAGACTgcgtgggatgggggtgggggagagaggtaGCAGTGGTCCAGGCTTGGGCTTCCTTTCTTCCGGCTTCTCTGCCCTCCAGATGTGGATGAGTGCCGAGATGAAAGTCTATGCCAGGGAGGCCTTTGCACCAACACGGACGGCTCCTTCGAGTGTGCCTGTCCTCCGGGATACCGTGCCAGTCCCGACCTGACGTCCTGCAATGGTGAGCGCCAGGCCTGAGTCCTCTCCCCTTAAGTCCGGGGCCTCTGGCATCCCTTAGTGACTGACCCCAGTCCGGATCTGTGCTGCGTTCCCCAGATGTGGACGAGTGCAGAGAAGGAGGCTCTGCCCTGTGCGGGAACCAGCGCTGTGAGAACTCCCCAGGCTCCTATCGCTGCGTCCGTGACTGCGACCCGGGTTACCATGCGGGTCCGGAAGGCAACTGTGATGGTGAGAGGACCACAAAGCACGTGGGGAGCTTGGCAACAACTTTCTGTGTTCAGGATGGGTAGTCTTCTCCCTGTGCCCAAGGCTGCAAATGACCTGAGTTTGGGGCTCTCGCGCCACCCTGGCCCTGACGTTCTGTTGCCGAGTTCCCGCAGCCTGCGGAGTCTGGTCTTGGGCCAGGGAGCTAAGGGGCGTGGCCTCCTCATGAGCAGTTAGCTTCTGCGCACTGGAGCTCTCGGAGCCTTGGGTCACCAGTTCCTCTGCTGGCCACGAGGGGGCGTGCCGACTCCCTTTCCTGTGCCACCTCCTCTTCCCTACTCTACTCTTTCCTTTCCAGATGTAGATG from Monodelphis domestica isolate mMonDom1 chromosome 4, mMonDom1.pri, whole genome shotgun sequence includes these protein-coding regions:
- the LTBP4 gene encoding latent-transforming growth factor beta-binding protein 4 isoform X1, translated to MLPPGSSCRLHHRPLLLLLLLLLLLLVQEPRPGQAVGAAGTQGSRGRSRPGGQARLAAACRRCCSGRPPRSGPCPRAACSSPQCPPGEQCGASQLCPCRPSCRAVRAPRATAAPTPSPVPGTRREASLTWQPLTLQEARALLQRRGPRGPGHRGLLRLSRQLERAAAAPARAPGRELRDPGIRPLSQGGSVTAGVGEGVLCPLLCHNGGVCVKKDRCLCPPDFAGKFCQLPASRTRHEAPPPPAPGVTKSVYTLPLANHREEEDGVASLVSVHVEHPQEASVIIHQVERVSGPGPSLGPAEARASGVPPDRAALYTVLAQSRPRGEEEEGGGYTDASGFGYCFRQLRDGECASPLPGLRTQEVCCRGAGLAWGVHDCQPCSEHLSSLGQAGSPDSACPTGFERVNGSCADVDECAEPGRCQHGECANTRGGYTCVCPDGYLLDSSRSSCISQHVISEAKGPCFRVLRAGGCSLPILRNITKQICCCSRVGKAWGHSCQLCPPFGSEGFREICPAGPGYHYSASDLRYNTRPLGQEPPRVPISQPRVPPPVTPAPPVWVPTAVWNYPPTSRPESRPRPRPRPWPQPQPRPEEPLPTVPIQPSPELPERGPVAGGVCQRNPQICGPGRCIPRQGGYTCVCDSGFWLSTHGTHCIDVDECRQIPRPCAHGRCENSAGSYRCICAPGFRASPQGTECQDVDECTQQPCTNGRCENTPGSFLCVCPAGYKAAPHGAGCQDVNECAQSPGPCGWGHCENLPGSFRCSCPPGFQGPECEDIDECARDPPPCGPGRCDNTAGSYHCACPAGYRSHGPGAPCVDVDECQRSPPPCSYGRCENVEGSYLCTCPTGFRLNAAGQACEDIDECENHVACPGQECVNSPGSFQCRACPAGHRLLQGRCTDVDECSSGAPCGLHGHCTNTDGSFRCSCEPGYRLPPGGRSGPCADVNECLEGDFCFPHGECLNTDGSFACTCAPGYQAGPRGSSCLDVDECRDESLCQGGLCTNTDGSFECACPPGYRASPDLTSCNDVDECREGGSALCGNQRCENSPGSYRCVRDCDPGYHAGPEGNCDDVDECREYGPALCGAQRCENTPGSYRCVPFCDPGYQSTPSGGCQDVDECRNRSFCGAHAMCQNLPGSFQCLCDQGYEGARDGRHCVDVNECETLQGVCGAALCENVEGSFLCVCPTSTDEFDPMTGRCVPPRPPARGSPQLPASPGLPARPPPPPAPPRRPVAPRPGPGPGTGSGRRECYYDTGAPDACDNILARNVTWRECCCTVGEGWGSGCRIQQCPGPETAEYQSLCPHGRGYLSPPGDPSIRRDVDECLLFGDQVCKSGVCVNTAPGYSCYCSNGYYYHTQRLECIDNDECTDEEEACEGGQCVNTMGSYHCTCAPPLVLDGSRRRCVTNDSQSLDDNLAVCWQEVGPDLVCSRPRLDRQATYTECCCLYGEAWSMDCALCPARDSDDFEALCNVLRPPAYGPARPGGFGIPYEYGPDFGPGYGGLPYGPELYPPPPAPVPGLGYDPYPPPPGTLPFPGPGSPYGPPPFEVPDFASVAAGAYGESEGRPSPDSAARWRYRPRDTGGSFPEPEEEEEEEARAPFAAARYEPFEGLQAEECGILDGCDNGRCIRVPEGYTCDCFDGYRLDMTRMACVDINECEEAEDRASLCVNGWCRNSEGSFRCLCQAGYVPSHQPRHCVPAHSQA
- the LTBP4 gene encoding latent-transforming growth factor beta-binding protein 4 isoform X2 translates to MLPPGSSCRLHHRPLLLLLLLLLLLLVQEPRPGQAVGAAGTQGSRGRSRPGGQARLAAACRRCCSGRPPRSGPCPRAACSSPQCPPGEQCGASQLCPCRPSCRAVRAPRATAAPTPSPVPGTRREASLTWQPLTLQEARALLQRRGPRGPGHRGLLRLSRQLERAAAAPARAPGRELRDPGIRPLSQGGSVTAGVGEGVLCPLLCHNGGVCVKKDRCLCPPDFAGKFCQLPASRTRHEAPPPPAPGVTKSVYTLPLANHREEEDGVASLVSVHVEHPQEASVIIHQVERVSGPGPSLGPAEARASGVPPDRAALYTVLAQSRPRGEEEEGGGYTDASGFGYCFRQLRDGECASPLPGLRTQEVCCRGAGLAWGVHDCQPCSEHLSSLGQAGSPDSACPTGFERVNGSCADVDECAEPGRCQHGECANTRGGYTCVCPDGYLLDSSRSSCISQHVISEAKGPCFRVLRAGGCSLPILRNITKQICCCSRVGKAWGHSCQLCPPFGSEGFREICPAGPGYHYSASDLRYNTRPLGQEPPRVPISQPRVPPPVTPAPPVWVPTAVWNYPPTSRPESRPRPRPRPWPQPQPRPEEPLPTVPIQPSPELPERGPVAGGVCQRNPQICGPGRCIPRQGGYTCVCDSGFWLSTHGTHCIDVDECRQIPRPCAHGRCENSAGSYRCICAPGFRASPQGTECQDVDECTQQPCTNGRCENTPGSFLCVCPAGYKAAPHGAGCQDVNECAQSPGPCGWGHCENLPGSFRCSCPPGFQGPECEDIDECARDPPPCGPGRCDNTAGSYHCACPAGYRSHGPGAPCVDVDECQRSPPPCSYGRCENVEGSYLCTCPTGFRLNAAGQACEDIDECENHVACPGQECVNSPGSFQCRACPAGHRLLQGRCTDVDECSSGAPCGLHGHCTNTDGSFRCSCEPGYRLPPGGRSGPCADVDECRDESLCQGGLCTNTDGSFECACPPGYRASPDLTSCNDVDECREGGSALCGNQRCENSPGSYRCVRDCDPGYHAGPEGNCDDVDECREYGPALCGAQRCENTPGSYRCVPFCDPGYQSTPSGGCQDVDECRNRSFCGAHAMCQNLPGSFQCLCDQGYEGARDGRHCVDVNECETLQGVCGAALCENVEGSFLCVCPTSTDEFDPMTGRCVPPRPPARGSPQLPASPGLPARPPPPPAPPRRPVAPRPGPGPGTGSGRRECYYDTGAPDACDNILARNVTWRECCCTVGEGWGSGCRIQQCPGPETAEYQSLCPHGRGYLSPPGDPSIRRDVDECLLFGDQVCKSGVCVNTAPGYSCYCSNGYYYHTQRLECIDNDECTDEEEACEGGQCVNTMGSYHCTCAPPLVLDGSRRRCVTNDSQSLDDNLAVCWQEVGPDLVCSRPRLDRQATYTECCCLYGEAWSMDCALCPARDSDDFEALCNVLRPPAYGPARPGGFGIPYEYGPDFGPGYGGLPYGPELYPPPPAPVPGLGYDPYPPPPGTLPFPGPGSPYGPPPFEVPDFASVAAGAYGESEGRPSPDSAARWRYRPRDTGGSFPEPEEEEEEEARAPFAAARYEPFEGLQAEECGILDGCDNGRCIRVPEGYTCDCFDGYRLDMTRMACVDINECEEAEDRASLCVNGWCRNSEGSFRCLCQAGYVPSHQPRHCVPAHSQA